The following DNA comes from Prosthecobacter sp. SYSU 5D2.
GAAGCCACGTGGACCATTTCATCCAGCGAAGGCGTGATCAGACCGCTGAGGCCGATGACATCCGCGCCGACGTCGACGGCCTTGTCCAGGATCTTGGCGCAAGGCACCATGACGCCCATGTCCGTCACTTCAAAGCCGTTACATGCCAGCACAATGCCGACGATGTTCTTGCCGATGTCATGCACATCTCCCTTCACCGTCGCGAGGACGATCTTGCCTCCGCCCTGCTTTGCAGCCTCGGCGGGGATGAGATCAGCGGCGGTCAGGGCCGGGGCATCGGAGCCTCTTCCGGCTCCTCCATCACCCGGCTGCCTGAAGCCGACGCCTGACGAAGTGCTTCCAGGGTGCCCTGCTCTATCTGACGAAATCTCTCCGCCACTTCGGGGCTGAGGCGCGGCTTGAAATTGCGCCAGGAGTCCTCCGTGGTAATCGGAATCGTCGCTGTGGAGTTTGAATTCATTTTCAAGGGTAGTGTTGCCGGTTTTAAGGAGTTCTTCAACGGATTTGTGCAAATGCTCAGAGAGCCAGGCAAGGTTGCGTGAACGCGGCGTTGCGCCCACGCAATTTTCGACCACAAACACATCAAAATCTGTAGTATTTGCAAATTCACCGCAAAGTTTCAGCGTTGTGCGTGCCGCCTGATAGTGGCCTTTGGCCGCGCGGCTGAGAGGCACCACACGCCCTGCTTCCTTGGCTGCACGTTGGGCCATATTGCGAACAGCATGGTCCCACTTACAATAAACAAAACGCAGTTCGACGGAACAGCCTGCTCCGAGGGCAGCACGGAAATGCGCCAAGGACCTTGCATGGTTCTGCAAGGTTCCATCCATGATGACCAAGGCATTACCTGTCACCTTCAAGTGACGAGTAGAGGTGGTCTTGCCACTGCCTTGTCCCCCTGCGTTAAAAATGACACTGTCCTTTGGCTTGGCGGCCTCCAGGCTGCGATGAAACATCCAGTCCACAAACGCCCCGGCAGGCTCCAGAGTCGCGACGCTCCAGCGCTGGCGGCTCTCGCGGGTGGCGGCGTAGTCGGGGCTCATTTCCTGTACACTGTTGCGGTCCAGGATAATGCCAAAACGGCGTTTGTATTCGGTTTCGGCCGTCTCCAAATCAGCCGCCAGTTCTGCAGCAAATTTCACTTCCACACGCCGCTCTTCCAGGCTCAGGCCGGGGTATGGCAGATAGCTGAAACCTTCCACTACGCGGACTTCGTCACCTGTTTGGAGAGCCTCCGCCGTCTTCGCAGCGATTTCCACCAGCAGCTCACGCTCACGAGCCTTGCGGGCTTTTTCGGCTTCCATGAAGGGCTGCAAATAGGCCACGCTCTGCTTCATCACGCGGGCGCTTTTGACCACCTGCGGCAGGAACATCTTGCCAGCTCCGAAGAGGTCCCCCACGACGCTCATGCCGTCCATGAGCGGGCCTTCAATAACGGACAGGGGCTTGCCGAGTTCTTTCAGAGCTTCCGCCGTGTCTTCGTTGATGAAATCGGTGATGCCTCTGAGCAGGGAATGCTCCAGGCGCTTGGCCACGGGGGCTTCACGCCAGGACATGTCCACCTCGCTTTTCTTGGCGGCTCCAGCCTGGCCTTTGAACTGCTCGGCATAGTCCACCAGGATCTCCGTGGCATCCGGGCGGCGGTTGAGGATGACGTCCTCCACCTTGTCCAGCAGCTCCTTGGGGATTTCCTCGTAAACCTCCAGCATGCCGGCATTCACGATGCCCATGTCCATGCCGGCCTTGATGGCATAATACAGGAACACGCTGTGCATGGCCTCGCGCACCTTGTTGTTACCGCGGAAGCTGAAGCTGATGTTGCTGACCCCGCCGCTTACCTTGGCCAGGGGCAGGTTTTCCTTGATCCAGCGGGTGGCGTTGATGAAATCCAGCGCGTAGTTGTTATGCTCCTCCAGGCCGGTGGCCACGGTGAGGATGTTGGGGTCAAAAATGATGTCTTCCGGCGGGAACTGCACCTCGTCCACCAGGATGCGGTAGGCGCGCTCGCAGATGCGGATCTTCTCGTCATAGGTCGCGGCCTGACCGTTTTCATCAAAGGCCATCACCACCGTGGCGGCCCCGTATTGCTTGATCTTGCGGGCATATTCCTTGAACTTTTCCTCGCCTTCCTTCAGGGAGATCGAGTTTACGATCCCCTTCCCTTGCAGGCACTTCAGGCCGGCTTCGATGATCTCCCATTTGGAGGAGTCCACCATGATGGGCACCTTGTTCACCTCCGGTTCCGTCTGCAGGAGCACGAGGAATTTGGTCATCATCGGCACGCCATCAATGAGGCCTTCATCCATGCACACATCAATGACGTTGGCCCCGTTTTCCACCTGCTGGCGGGCGATGGTCACGGCTTCCTCCAACTTGCCTTCCTTGATCAGCTTGGCGAACTTCGGTGATCCCGCCACGTTCGTGCGCTCACCAATCATCAGGTAATTCGCCCCGGGCCTGAGTACGAAGGGCTGCGAGCCGCTGAGGCGCATATTGGGCTCAGGATGCGCGACTTCACGCGGTGGCAGATTTTCCACCGCCTTGGCGATGGCGGCGATGTGCTCGGGCGTGTTGCCGCAGCAGCCGCCCATGATGTTCACGAAGCCGCTCTTGGCAAAGTCAGTGGCGTATCCGGCCATGTCCGGCGGCAGCAGGTCAAAGCCCGTGGGTGCCAGCGGGTTGGGCATACCGGCGTTCGGATAGGCGGAAACGAAGCAATCGGCCTTCGTCGCCAGCTCTTCCAGGAACGGGCGCATCTTGTCCGGGCCTAACGAACAGTTTAGACCAATGGACAGCGGCTTCACATGCCGCATCGCGTTCAGATACGCCTCCGTGATCTGGCCGGAAATCATCGTCTCACCACCAGGGCCGACAGCGGCAGAAATCTGGATGGGTAGCTCCACACAATCCTGGTCAAAGACATCCCGGATGGCCACCAACGCGGCCTTGGCATTCAGGGAATCAAAGATGGTCTCCACCATCAAGGTATCCACTCCGCCGGCGATCAAGGCGCGGATCTGGTGGGCATAGGCGGCCTTCACCTGGTCAAAGGTGACGTAGCGGAAGCTCAGGTCATTGAGGTCCGGGAACTGCGAGAGAGATACCGTCAGCGGCCCGATGGCTCCGGCAACGTAACGCTTGCGGCCCGTCTTTTCACCGATCAAATCCGCCCACTTCCGACACTGCTGCGCGGAGTTAAAATTGATCTCCCAGGCGATGTCGTTGAGAAACTTGTCCTCCAGCATTTCCTGGAAAAACTCCGGATCCTTCCGGCGGCCATGCGGCACCTCGCGGAAAAACTCCGCCTGAGCGATGCTGGTCCCGGAAAAGGTGTTGGTCTCGATGATGTCCGCCCCGGCTTCCAAGAAACGACGATGGATGTCCTCAATAATGTCAGGCCGGGTAATGGAAAGGATGTCGCCGTTATTGAGCAGGTCCTTCTCGTTGTCCAAAAAGCGGTCCCCCCGAGCATCGGCTTCCTTGAGCCCGTAACCGCGAATCGTCGTCCCCATTGCCCCATCAATGACGAGGATGCGCTGGCGCATGGCGGCTTCGAGTTCGGATCGGACATTGGGGCGGACGGGCATGGGGTGAAATTACCCCTTCCAAACCCCAGCGTCAATCTCGCATCAACGCATCATGATTTGAATATATGAGATTTACAACTCACCCAAACCGCCCCCGCACATAATCATCCGTCAGCTTTTCCTTCGGATTCTCAAAGAGGCTCATCGTCTCGTCATATTCCACGAGTTTCCCCAGGTAGAACAGCGCCGTGTAATCCGCCGTGCGCATGGCCTGCTGCATGTTATGCGTCACGATGACCAGGGTATACTTCTCCTTGAGCTGGTGAAACAGGTCCTCCACCCTCGCGGTAGCGATAGGGTCCAGGGCTGAGCAGGGCTCGTCCATCAGCAGCACCTGCGGTTTCACGGCGATGGCGCGAGCGATGCAAAGACGCTGCTGCTGACCGCCCGAAAGTCCGTAGGCACTTTGATCCAGGCGGTCCTTCACCTCATCCCACAGAGCCGCACCACGCAGGCTTTCTTCCACCACATGGTCCAGGTAGTCTTTTCGTTTCTCGCCATGCAGGGCGAGACCGTAGGAGATGTTTTCGTAAATGCTGCGGGGAAAGGGATTCGATTTCTGAAAGACCATGCCCACCTGGCGGCGCAGCTGCACCACATCCAGCGCCTGGCTGTGGATGTCCTGCCCCTCCACATTGATCGAGCCGCTTTTCACGGTTGCGCCATCCACCCGGTCGTTCATGCGGTTAAAGCAGCGCAGCAGGGTGGACTTGCCACAGCCCGACGGGCCGATGAAGGCCGTGGCCTGGTGACGGGGAATGTCTAGCGAGACGTCAAAGAGCGTCTGTTTGCTGCCATAATAGAAATCCACATTCCGCACCTGGATGGAGGTGGGCAGGTGTGAGACGGGGTTCTTTTCACGGATGGCCATGCAGCGGAACATAACATGACTGGACTGGCGGGCTTGGCAACCGCCCTTGTTGTCACATTCCTGTCACGCACGCAGGATGAATGTGACAAAACTGTCACATGTCTTTTCGAGCCATGTGACAAACCTTCAGCCATTTGTGCTGAGCTTATCCAACGCCCCATCGTATGAAGATCCGACCTGCCCTTTTCGCTGCCCTCAGCCTGACTGCCCTGGCCCAGGGAACCGAGATAAATCCTGCCATCCCTGAATACAAACAGGTGAGCGGTGTTTCTGGAAACCTCATCTCCATCGGCTCCGATACACTGAACAACCTCATGACCCTGTGGGCGGAAGGCTTCAAGGCGAGATACCCCAATGTGAACATCCAGATCGAGGGCAAAGGCTCCGCTACCGCGCCTCCCGCGCTGATCAGCGGCACCAGCCAGCTCGGCCCCATGAGCCGCGAGATGAAGCAGGAGGAGATTGACGCCTTCGAGAAAAAATTCGGCTACAAGCCAACGGAGATCAAAGTGGCCGTGGATGCCCTGGCCGTCTTTGCCCATAAAGACAGCACCCTCAGAGGCCTCACATTGGCGCAGATTGACGCCATTTTTTCCTCCACCCGCAAGCTCGGTGCTCCGGCTGACATCACTGAGTGGGGCCAGCTTGGCATGGATGCCTGGAAAGGTCGCGCCATTTCCCTCTTCGGTCGTAACAGTGCCTCCGGCACCTATGGTTTCTTCAAGGAACATGCTCTCGGCAAGGGCGACTTCAAAAGCAGTGTCAAGGAGCAGCCAGGGTCCTCCGCAGTGATCCAGGGCATCAGCACCGATGAGTTTGCCTTGGGTTATTCAGGCATCGGTTACATCACCTCCGGCGTCCGCGCCCTGCCCATCGGCGAAAGCGAAGACAGCCTCGTTGAGGTCAACTATGATAACTGCATCAGCGGTGATTATCCTCTGGCCCGCTTCCTCCTCATCTACATCAACAAAAAACCCGGCGAGCCCCTGGATACCCTCACCACCGAGTTTGTGAAATTTATCCAGAGCAAGGACGGGCAGGAGGTGGTGGTGAAAGACGGTTATTATCCCATCCCCTCAGAGGTGCTGGAGGAGACCCAGGCCATCCTGGCCAAGTGAGGTTTCTGTTTCGCCCTTGATCTTATTCATTGTCAGTGCGTCAGAGATTCATCTCTGACGCACTTTTCGTGTTCAAATGAATGGTACTTGTAGTTGAAATGCAGCGTACTCTTTCCATACTCGGCGCATCCTCTTTTATCCCACCCATGCTTTCCTTCATCAAAATCCGTCATCTGGCTCTCGTCGAGGATGTCACCTGGGATTTGCGGGCCGGTCTGATCGGCGTGACGGGTGAAACCGGCGCTGGCAAGTCCATCATCGTCGGTGCTTTAAAACTCATCTTGGGGGAGCGTGCTGACCGCAGCCTCATCCGCAACGGCCAGGATACCTGCACCGTGGAGGCCAGCTTTCACCTGCGGGATACCCGCGCCTTGGACATGGTACTGCAGGAAGCTGGTCTCGATCCCTGCCAGGATGGCGAGCTGCTGATCAAACGCAGCATCAGCACCGGCGGCGCTAACAAACAATTCGTCAACTGCTCTCCCGTCACCATCCACGTGCTGAAGGCCCTGGGAGAGCACCTGGTGGACCTGCATGGCCCGCACGACCATCAGTCCCTCCATTCCCAGGACCGCCAGCTTGAGATGCTGGACAAATACACCGGCTGCGAGGACATCCTGGCCAAATACCAGGCCACCTGGCAGCAATGGCGCAGTGCTCTGACCGAGCTG
Coding sequences within:
- a CDS encoding vitamin B12 dependent-methionine synthase activation domain-containing protein, which encodes MEAEKARKARERELLVEIAAKTAEALQTGDEVRVVEGFSYLPYPGLSLEERRVEVKFAAELAADLETAETEYKRRFGIILDRNSVQEMSPDYAATRESRQRWSVATLEPAGAFVDWMFHRSLEAAKPKDSVIFNAGGQGSGKTTSTRHLKVTGNALVIMDGTLQNHARSLAHFRAALGAGCSVELRFVYCKWDHAVRNMAQRAAKEAGRVVPLSRAAKGHYQAARTTLKLCGEFANTTDFDVFVVENCVGATPRSRNLAWLSEHLHKSVEELLKTGNTTLENEFKLHSDDSDYHGGLLAQFQAAPQPRSGGEISSDRAGHPGSTSSGVGFRQPGDGGAGRGSDAPALTAADLIPAEAAKQGGGKIVLATVKGDVHDIGKNIVGIVLACNGFEVTDMGVMVPCAKILDKAVDVGADVIGLSGLITPSLDEMVHVASEMERLGMKQPLLIGGATTSAAHTAIKIAPHYSGPIVHVLDASRSVPVTTSLISEEQREDFVAKNEARHVRLREEYGKKKDRLLLSIAESREKGYKCDWTAQDIAKPSFTGTQILEGTDLVAPLRPYIDWSPFFHSWELRGRWLTAEGRFNSAHEDAELKIQAEEQALKLYQDANALLDRIEKENRFTPRGVFGFFPANSCGDDIEVYSDESRTRLLAVFHTLRQQVIKKEKPNFALSDYVAPKESDLEDYIGGFAVGIHGADEFSKEFDAINDPYSAIIVKAVADRLAEAFAEYLHQQARFAWGYEKPGDLTHEEMVKEKYRGIRPAPGYPAQPDHTEKPILFDLLNATALTGVELTESMAMHPGSAVSGLYFSHPEAHYFGISVVGKDQVEDYAARKGMTVPEMEKWLGPWLGY
- the pstB gene encoding phosphate ABC transporter ATP-binding protein PstB gives rise to the protein MAIREKNPVSHLPTSIQVRNVDFYYGSKQTLFDVSLDIPRHQATAFIGPSGCGKSTLLRCFNRMNDRVDGATVKSGSINVEGQDIHSQALDVVQLRRQVGMVFQKSNPFPRSIYENISYGLALHGEKRKDYLDHVVEESLRGAALWDEVKDRLDQSAYGLSGGQQQRLCIARAIAVKPQVLLMDEPCSALDPIATARVEDLFHQLKEKYTLVIVTHNMQQAMRTADYTALFYLGKLVEYDETMSLFENPKEKLTDDYVRGRFG
- a CDS encoding phosphate ABC transporter substrate-binding protein; this translates as MKIRPALFAALSLTALAQGTEINPAIPEYKQVSGVSGNLISIGSDTLNNLMTLWAEGFKARYPNVNIQIEGKGSATAPPALISGTSQLGPMSREMKQEEIDAFEKKFGYKPTEIKVAVDALAVFAHKDSTLRGLTLAQIDAIFSSTRKLGAPADITEWGQLGMDAWKGRAISLFGRNSASGTYGFFKEHALGKGDFKSSVKEQPGSSAVIQGISTDEFALGYSGIGYITSGVRALPIGESEDSLVEVNYDNCISGDYPLARFLLIYINKKPGEPLDTLTTEFVKFIQSKDGQEVVVKDGYYPIPSEVLEETQAILAK